From one Phocaeicola salanitronis DSM 18170 genomic stretch:
- a CDS encoding acyl carrier protein, which translates to MSEIASKVQKIIVDKLGVEESEVTPAASFTNDLGADSLDTVELIMEFEKEFGISIPDDQAEKIQTVGDAISYIEANAK; encoded by the coding sequence ATGTCTGAAATCGCATCAAAAGTACAGAAAATCATCGTTGATAAACTGGGTGTAGAAGAATCAGAAGTTACTCCGGCTGCTAGCTTCACTAACGATTTGGGTGCAGACTCTTTGGATACTGTAGAACTGATCATGGAATTCGAAAAAGAATTCGGTATTTCTATTCCTGACGACCAGGCAGAAAAAATCCAAACTGTAGGCGACGCTATTTCTTATATCGAAGCTAACGCAAAATAA
- the fabF gene encoding beta-ketoacyl-ACP synthase II, whose protein sequence is MELKRVVVTGLGAVTPVGNTVPEFWENLVNGVSGAGPITHFDASKFKTQFACEVKNFNATDFIDRKEARKMDLYTQYAVVAAKEAVTDAGLDTEKEDLNKIGVILGVGIGGIHTFEEEVAGYEKTKDTIGPKFNPFFIPKMIADIASGQISIMYGFHGPNFTTTSACASSSNAIADAFNYIRLGKANIIVTGGAEAAIFPAGVGGFNAMHALSTRNDDPQRASRPFSGSRDGFVMGEGAGCLILEELEHAKARGAKIYAELAGVGASADAYHLTASHPEGLGAKLVMMNALEDAGMQPEDIDYINVHGTSTPVGDVSEVKAIKDVFGEHAYKLNISSTKSMTGHLLGATGGVEAIACVLSVKNDIVPPTINHEEGDNDENIDYTLNFTFNKAQERTVRAALSNTFGFGGHNACVIIKKYTE, encoded by the coding sequence ATGGAATTAAAAAGAGTTGTAGTAACAGGTCTTGGTGCGGTTACTCCGGTTGGCAATACGGTTCCCGAATTTTGGGAAAACCTGGTGAACGGAGTAAGCGGGGCAGGACCTATTACTCATTTTGATGCATCTAAGTTCAAGACCCAGTTCGCTTGCGAAGTAAAGAACTTCAATGCCACTGACTTCATCGACCGCAAAGAAGCCCGCAAAATGGACTTATATACCCAGTATGCGGTAGTAGCAGCCAAAGAAGCGGTAACCGATGCCGGTCTTGACACGGAAAAAGAAGACTTGAACAAAATCGGAGTCATTCTGGGCGTAGGTATCGGAGGTATACATACGTTCGAAGAAGAAGTAGCCGGATACGAAAAGACCAAAGATACCATCGGTCCTAAATTCAATCCGTTCTTTATTCCTAAAATGATTGCCGACATCGCTTCCGGACAGATTTCCATCATGTACGGATTCCACGGACCGAACTTTACCACGACTTCTGCATGCGCTTCCTCTTCGAATGCCATTGCAGATGCGTTCAATTATATCCGCTTGGGCAAAGCCAACATCATCGTGACAGGCGGCGCCGAAGCTGCTATCTTCCCTGCAGGCGTTGGAGGTTTCAATGCCATGCATGCCCTTTCTACCCGCAACGATGACCCGCAACGTGCCTCACGCCCGTTCAGCGGAAGCCGTGACGGTTTTGTAATGGGTGAAGGTGCAGGATGCCTGATTCTGGAAGAACTGGAACATGCCAAAGCACGCGGAGCCAAGATTTATGCGGAACTTGCCGGCGTAGGCGCTTCGGCAGATGCTTATCACCTGACAGCTTCCCATCCTGAAGGATTAGGAGCCAAACTGGTGATGATGAACGCATTGGAAGATGCCGGTATGCAACCGGAAGATATCGACTATATCAATGTACACGGAACTTCTACCCCTGTAGGCGATGTTTCTGAAGTGAAAGCCATCAAAGACGTGTTCGGAGAACATGCCTACAAGCTGAACATCAGTTCTACCAAATCCATGACCGGACACCTGCTGGGCGCAACCGGAGGAGTAGAAGCCATCGCCTGCGTACTGTCTGTTAAGAATGACATTGTACCCCCGACCATCAACCACGAAGAAGGAGATAACGATGAAAACATCGACTATACCCTGAACTTTACTTTCAACAAGGCACAGGAACGCACTGTCCGTGCGGCGTTGAGCAATACATTTGGTTTCGGTGGACACAATGCATGTGTAATCATTAAAAAATACACTGAATAA
- the rnc gene encoding ribonuclease III gives MFGNITDKIRLLFRKDKEPYLCFYRMTGFYPRNIDIYKQALLHKSSSIKNEKGRLLNNERLEFLGDAILDAVVADIVYKRFEKKREGFLTNTRSKIVQRETLNHIAVQIGLDKLVKFTTRQSSHNSYMGGNAFEALIGALYLDRGYRACKKFMEERIISQYLDIDKLSRKEVNFKSKLIEWSQKNKFQIAFNLVNQSLDDELNPIFNTQILVENVPAGTGKGYSKKESQQEAAHETLKKIKSDPQFIDAIFASKAEREKDTEPVYTEDSPSVMETNEVKTTVDVREELITERYDDTERIIAEAEEAAFKEEIQEKTSADSEEERI, from the coding sequence GTGTTTGGCAATATAACAGATAAGATAAGACTCCTCTTCCGCAAGGACAAGGAGCCTTATCTTTGTTTTTACCGGATGACCGGATTCTATCCGCGGAACATCGACATCTACAAACAGGCATTGCTCCACAAATCATCTTCAATCAAGAATGAAAAAGGCCGCTTGCTGAACAATGAACGTCTGGAATTCTTAGGCGATGCGATATTGGACGCTGTCGTGGCAGATATCGTATACAAGAGATTTGAAAAAAAACGCGAAGGATTCCTTACCAATACGCGTTCTAAAATCGTGCAACGAGAAACATTAAACCATATAGCCGTACAAATCGGACTGGATAAACTGGTGAAATTCACCACGCGCCAGTCTTCGCACAACAGTTATATGGGCGGCAATGCTTTCGAAGCGCTTATCGGGGCACTTTACCTGGACAGAGGCTATCGGGCATGCAAGAAATTCATGGAAGAACGCATCATCAGCCAATACCTTGACATCGATAAACTCTCGCGTAAAGAAGTCAACTTCAAGTCAAAGCTTATCGAATGGAGCCAGAAGAACAAGTTTCAAATAGCGTTCAATCTGGTTAACCAATCGCTTGACGATGAACTGAATCCGATTTTCAATACGCAAATTCTTGTGGAAAATGTTCCGGCAGGAACCGGGAAAGGATACTCGAAAAAAGAATCACAACAGGAAGCGGCACACGAGACTTTGAAAAAAATCAAGTCTGACCCTCAATTCATAGATGCGATTTTTGCATCAAAAGCCGAAAGAGAGAAAGACACGGAACCGGTGTATACAGAAGATTCTCCCAGCGTAATGGAGACCAACGAGGTTAAAACAACCGTTGATGTACGGGAAGAACTCATAACAGAACGCTATGATGATACGGAACGCATCATAGCAGAAGCGGAAGAAGCCGCATTCAAAGAAGAAATTCAAGAAAAGACATCAGCCGATTCCGAAGAGGAACGCATATAG
- a CDS encoding sulfatase-like hydrolase/transferase, whose amino-acid sequence MKPIFYCALFSPAVLGAQERPNILYIMTDQQTATAMSCAGNEEVHTPNMDRLAQRGVRFSNAYCSMPLSGPSRSSMFTGYTPGQVGLTENGTPMPDSIRTRTLGTLLEESGYECAYAGKWHAHTNSLPAKEAFGFENLHGHNDFGLAEACVAFLRRNPEQPFFLVASFDNPHNICEYARHQNPPYASFEEPALEDCPGLPANFAVNPYDADALAFERRQNHRLYPTVTFTPDDWRRYRNAYYRLIEAVDKEIGKILDEVDRQGLWENTVVIFTSDHGDGCGAHQWNQKTALYEEVVNVPFIVCLPGGKNAGKVLPQFINNGEDLMPSVCDWAEVEVPSGRQGVSFREVAEEGDTAKAHRPYVVTETFFGETAGTLGWMVRTPYYKYVLYDTGKNREQLYDMRTDRGEVSTRYYKPENTIDRSVLTRFEKIPTNIYETVDEGVKCIADEVIRKIQERQHDGKFCTLALGTGASLRPLYAELVRRHKEEGVSFRNAVIFNLYEYYPLSEQGSSSIGQLNELFLNQVDIDRQNVFTPDGTIPQDAVIDHCLLYEQRIKTYGGLDIVLMGIGREGNVAMNEPGSTAASITRLIFVDSTSRSEAAHNLGVDNLPPCSITMGINTIMEARRVYLLAWGDDKTDIIKQAVEDKISDTLPASYLQMHQNATVCIDLPAASHLTRIQRPWLVTSCEWTDKLIRSAIVWLCLLTGKPILKLTNKDYNENGLSELLVLYGSAYNVNIKIFNDLQHTITGWPGGKPNADDTYRPERAKPFPKRVVVFSPHPDDDVISMGGTIRRLVQQGHDVHVAYETSGNIAVGDEEVVRFMHFINGFNQLFDENQNETIRKMYADIKQFLLQKKEGDIDTRDILTIKGLIRRGEARTACTYNRIPLDHVHFLDLPFYETGRIEKNPISETDVQIVQKLLQEVQPHQIYVAGDLADPHGTHRVCTDAVLAAIDEEKNAGAAWLKDCRIWMYRGAWAEWEIENIEMAVPFSPEELRAKRNSILKHQSQMESAPFLGNDERLFWQRSEDRNRGTASLYDKLGLACYEAMEAFVEYKPL is encoded by the coding sequence ATGAAGCCTATTTTTTATTGTGCCTTGTTCTCGCCTGCCGTATTGGGGGCGCAAGAACGCCCGAATATCCTTTATATTATGACCGACCAGCAGACTGCTACGGCAATGAGCTGTGCCGGAAATGAAGAGGTGCATACCCCCAATATGGACCGGCTTGCCCAGAGGGGCGTGCGTTTCTCGAACGCTTATTGCAGCATGCCCTTGAGCGGCCCCTCACGTTCGTCCATGTTTACGGGATACACGCCCGGTCAGGTGGGTCTGACCGAGAACGGGACGCCGATGCCCGACTCTATCCGCACACGGACATTGGGCACGTTATTGGAAGAAAGCGGATACGAATGCGCATACGCCGGGAAATGGCACGCGCATACCAATTCCTTGCCGGCGAAGGAGGCTTTCGGTTTCGAGAACCTGCACGGGCATAATGATTTCGGTCTTGCCGAGGCATGTGTTGCCTTCTTGCGCCGCAATCCCGAACAGCCTTTCTTCCTGGTCGCCTCTTTCGATAATCCGCATAACATTTGCGAGTATGCGCGTCATCAGAATCCGCCCTATGCTTCGTTCGAAGAGCCGGCGCTTGAAGATTGTCCCGGCTTGCCTGCCAATTTTGCGGTCAATCCGTATGATGCCGATGCCCTGGCTTTCGAGCGCAGGCAGAACCATCGGCTTTATCCGACCGTGACTTTCACGCCGGACGACTGGCGTCGGTACCGCAATGCGTATTACCGCCTGATTGAAGCGGTGGACAAGGAAATCGGGAAGATTCTGGATGAGGTGGACAGGCAGGGCTTGTGGGAGAATACCGTGGTTATCTTTACCAGCGACCACGGAGACGGATGCGGCGCACACCAATGGAACCAGAAAACCGCCCTGTATGAAGAGGTGGTGAACGTGCCTTTCATCGTTTGCCTTCCCGGCGGGAAGAATGCGGGAAAGGTATTGCCCCAGTTTATCAATAATGGAGAAGACCTGATGCCGAGCGTATGCGACTGGGCAGAAGTGGAGGTGCCTTCGGGACGCCAAGGGGTCAGCTTCCGCGAGGTAGCGGAGGAGGGAGATACGGCAAAGGCGCACCGTCCGTACGTGGTGACCGAAACCTTCTTCGGGGAGACCGCAGGCACGTTGGGCTGGATGGTTCGTACACCTTATTATAAATACGTCTTGTATGATACCGGAAAGAACCGCGAGCAGCTTTACGATATGCGTACCGACCGAGGCGAGGTGTCTACCCGATATTACAAGCCGGAGAATACGATTGACCGCTCCGTGCTGACCCGTTTTGAGAAAATCCCGACCAACATCTATGAGACGGTAGACGAGGGCGTGAAGTGCATAGCCGATGAGGTTATCCGCAAGATACAGGAACGCCAGCATGACGGCAAGTTCTGTACGTTGGCTTTGGGCACGGGGGCTTCGCTCCGTCCGCTTTACGCCGAACTGGTGCGCCGCCATAAGGAAGAAGGCGTCAGCTTCCGTAATGCGGTGATATTTAATCTGTATGAATACTATCCTTTATCAGAGCAGGGGAGCAGCAGCATCGGCCAGCTGAATGAGCTTTTCCTGAACCAGGTGGACATCGACCGGCAGAACGTGTTTACTCCGGACGGCACGATTCCTCAGGATGCGGTCATAGACCATTGCCTGCTGTATGAACAGCGCATCAAGACCTACGGCGGACTGGACATCGTCCTTATGGGCATCGGCAGGGAAGGGAATGTCGCCATGAACGAGCCCGGCTCTACGGCGGCTTCCATTACGCGCCTGATATTTGTGGACAGTACTTCCCGCTCGGAAGCGGCGCATAACCTGGGCGTGGACAACCTGCCTCCTTGTTCCATTACGATGGGCATCAATACGATTATGGAAGCCCGCCGTGTTTATCTGCTTGCCTGGGGCGATGACAAGACCGATATTATCAAGCAGGCGGTAGAGGATAAGATTTCGGATACGCTTCCCGCTTCTTACCTCCAGATGCACCAGAATGCGACCGTCTGCATCGACTTGCCCGCAGCTTCACACCTGACGCGCATCCAGCGCCCGTGGCTTGTGACCAGCTGCGAATGGACGGACAAGCTGATCCGGAGTGCCATCGTGTGGCTTTGCCTTTTGACCGGAAAACCGATTCTGAAGCTGACCAACAAGGATTATAACGAGAACGGCTTGAGCGAGCTGCTGGTGCTTTACGGCTCTGCCTATAATGTGAACATCAAGATATTCAACGACCTTCAGCATACCATCACCGGCTGGCCCGGCGGCAAGCCCAATGCGGATGACACGTACCGTCCGGAGCGTGCCAAGCCGTTCCCCAAGCGTGTGGTCGTCTTCTCTCCGCATCCCGATGACGATGTGATATCCATGGGCGGCACCATCCGCCGTCTGGTGCAGCAGGGTCACGACGTGCATGTGGCATACGAGACTTCGGGCAATATTGCCGTAGGCGATGAGGAGGTGGTACGCTTCATGCACTTCATCAACGGTTTCAACCAGCTTTTTGATGAGAATCAGAACGAGACCATCCGCAAGATGTATGCCGACATCAAGCAGTTCCTGCTTCAGAAGAAGGAAGGCGACATCGACACGCGTGACATCCTGACCATAAAGGGGCTGATACGTAGGGGAGAGGCACGCACGGCATGCACGTATAACCGCATTCCGCTGGACCATGTGCATTTTCTCGACCTTCCTTTCTACGAGACCGGACGCATCGAGAAGAACCCCATTAGCGAGACGGATGTGCAAATCGTCCAGAAGCTGTTGCAGGAGGTGCAGCCCCACCAGATTTATGTAGCCGGCGACCTTGCCGACCCTCATGGCACGCACCGTGTATGCACCGATGCCGTACTGGCAGCTATTGACGAGGAAAAGAATGCCGGTGCCGCATGGTTGAAGGATTGCCGCATCTGGATGTACCGCGGGGCGTGGGCGGAATGGGAAATCGAGAACATCGAGATGGCTGTGCCGTTCAGTCCCGAAGAGCTTCGTGCGAAACGGAATTCCATCCTGAAGCACCAGTCTCAGATGGAGAGTGCCCCGTTCCTGGGCAATGACGAGCGCCTCTTCTGGCAACGCAGCGAGGACCGCAACCGTGGCACCGCTTCGCTTTACGATAAATTAGGGCTTGCCTGTTACGAGGCGATGGAGGCGTTTGTAGAATATAAGCCTTTGTAG
- a CDS encoding DUF4194 domain-containing protein gives MNLESYITPYARAVVCLLKGAVNASDRCWNDLLHYQSEIQKYVAQIGLELIVKRDEGFAYLKQMTDEGGNTLGLIPRKPLGFECSVLAIVLREMLEEFDSNLDELYAAECYVTDKALKERIELFLPERFNRVKLLNELDTYIARMVQLGFLIEKRQDNAVCYQIHRIIKEKVTLDQLVEFKKKLESYVESV, from the coding sequence ATGAACTTAGAATCTTATATAACTCCTTATGCGAGGGCGGTGGTTTGCCTGTTGAAAGGAGCGGTCAATGCATCCGACCGTTGCTGGAACGACCTTTTGCATTACCAGTCTGAAATACAGAAGTATGTTGCCCAAATCGGACTGGAATTGATTGTAAAGCGCGACGAAGGCTTTGCTTACCTGAAGCAGATGACCGATGAGGGCGGGAATACCTTGGGGCTTATTCCGCGCAAGCCGTTGGGGTTTGAGTGTTCGGTGCTGGCGATTGTTCTTCGGGAAATGCTGGAGGAATTCGACAGCAATTTGGATGAACTGTATGCGGCGGAGTGTTACGTTACGGATAAAGCCTTGAAGGAACGCATCGAATTGTTCTTGCCCGAACGTTTCAACCGGGTAAAGCTATTGAACGAGCTGGACACCTACATTGCCCGGATGGTGCAATTGGGCTTTTTGATAGAGAAGCGGCAGGACAATGCGGTCTGTTACCAGATACACCGCATCATCAAAGAGAAGGTCACGCTCGACCAGTTGGTAGAATTTAAAAAGAAACTTGAAAGCTATGTTGAATCTGTTTAG
- a CDS encoding ATP-binding protein: MLNLFSTSSDTAGFRLQYMEIYNWGTFHERIFRLAPQGNNALLTGANASGKSTIIDALLTLLVPAKKDRFYNQSSGVEKKGNRTEETYVLGHYGNIQKEGERGVTTQALRDKSAYSILLASFASAGERVVTVFQVRWFSGGELRRTFGLAHVPLEIQKDFQPFDGKGIWRRRLEASYKGTRALVEFFEGPTGYAERITQLFGMRSVKALSLFNQIVGVKVLDDLDEFIRTNMLEEHDAESQYLQLKDSFTTLIEAKVNIEKARMQIERLHPIAELAEKIRQADERLRQLSTDKDTAVYWFARQIIRMAEEKLDQALKEKERLEAETAKFRRKEEKLKQEERTLALAIEKDEVGRKLKELENDIELLAKERDERVKRMEEYNGLAGKINFPSLPADEETFQARRTEARAKAEALAEEKETYIRKQIHAEQERKELALQIEELMRTVEVLRQNKNNIPLRETEIREAILKHTGASKEEIPFVGELCRVAEGEEAWEAALEKILHHFALHLIVPDKYYHQVNEYVNATNLKGRILFYRYVPYNSLSDLQAYGNGGEEQQLIDKIEIRSDSEYEEWVRDMIFEKYNYVCAEDLKAFERYKEKAVTREGLVKFPGERHEKDDRPHILRRENFVLGWENKEKIKLLQQELVQLQERDEALSQEAERIGQAAKECEAQAGLHRKLADVFADFEKVNWQAYAAQLQEKQDEKEALEKGNDRLHTLQVQLDKVREEQHRLGNTDIPESTRKVIHAEYRIEQLQKEIEENQRVVSSIKSLLFTDFEKSYAYLCELSYDQLKQERGKFQAKNERDRKKLDAEKRACEDEAKMKITEFKHPEEEILARFKDWRADVDALPDAAHIELIDAYRQMLERLEKENLPKYESQFDGYLQKTLTDKVGEFRMFFINWMHAIKSNIDMLNDSLKGIDYRTRPVTYIQLSALPQISEEAREFKRLMDEAVPDVQKINSLPDGRRMHFYDHVEPFMRRLEDEEWRNRVMDVRFWFTYKAEEYNRQDGRKETTYENMGHLSGGEKAQLTYTILGSAIAYQFGLTKSGMQSDSFRFVAIDEAFKAQDEDKARYLITLCKQLHLQLLVVTPNDNIHIVENDISYVYFVERKEEKTSWLYSMPIEQWKAEAVERG, encoded by the coding sequence ATGTTGAATCTGTTTAGTACATCTTCCGATACGGCGGGGTTCCGCTTGCAATACATGGAAATCTATAATTGGGGAACGTTTCACGAGCGTATCTTCCGTCTGGCTCCGCAAGGGAATAATGCCTTGCTTACCGGAGCGAACGCTTCGGGAAAGAGCACCATCATTGATGCGTTGCTCACCTTGCTGGTTCCGGCAAAGAAAGACCGTTTCTATAACCAGTCTTCCGGGGTGGAAAAGAAAGGAAACCGGACGGAAGAGACCTATGTGTTGGGGCATTACGGAAACATCCAGAAGGAAGGTGAACGGGGAGTGACCACACAAGCCTTGCGCGACAAAAGCGCCTATTCCATTTTGCTGGCATCGTTTGCGAGTGCCGGCGAGCGGGTAGTGACGGTCTTTCAGGTACGCTGGTTCTCGGGGGGAGAATTGCGCCGTACATTCGGGTTGGCGCATGTGCCGCTGGAGATACAGAAGGACTTCCAGCCTTTTGACGGGAAGGGAATCTGGAGACGCCGGTTAGAGGCATCTTATAAAGGTACGCGCGCGTTGGTGGAATTCTTTGAGGGACCGACCGGCTATGCCGAACGCATCACCCAGCTTTTCGGCATGCGTTCGGTAAAGGCATTGAGCCTTTTCAACCAGATCGTAGGGGTGAAGGTCTTGGACGACCTGGATGAATTTATCCGTACCAATATGCTGGAGGAGCACGATGCCGAGAGCCAATACCTTCAGTTGAAGGATAGTTTCACGACCCTGATAGAAGCGAAGGTGAACATCGAGAAGGCACGCATGCAGATTGAACGTTTGCATCCGATAGCGGAGCTGGCAGAGAAAATCCGGCAAGCCGATGAGCGGCTTCGCCAGTTGTCTACCGATAAGGATACTGCCGTATATTGGTTCGCCAGGCAAATCATCCGCATGGCGGAGGAGAAGTTGGACCAAGCCTTGAAGGAGAAAGAACGCCTGGAGGCGGAAACCGCTAAGTTCCGTCGGAAAGAGGAAAAGCTGAAGCAGGAGGAACGCACTTTGGCGCTTGCCATCGAGAAGGACGAGGTAGGGCGTAAGTTGAAGGAGCTGGAAAACGACATCGAGCTTCTTGCCAAGGAACGTGACGAGCGGGTGAAGCGGATGGAGGAATACAACGGGCTTGCCGGAAAGATAAACTTCCCTTCGTTGCCGGCGGATGAAGAGACGTTTCAGGCTCGGCGTACGGAAGCACGTGCTAAGGCGGAGGCATTGGCGGAAGAGAAAGAGACATACATCCGGAAACAGATTCATGCCGAGCAGGAACGGAAAGAGCTTGCCCTGCAGATAGAGGAACTGATGCGTACTGTAGAGGTGCTCCGCCAGAATAAGAATAACATTCCCTTGCGCGAGACCGAAATCCGCGAGGCTATCCTGAAGCACACCGGGGCATCGAAGGAGGAAATTCCTTTTGTCGGAGAACTGTGCCGGGTGGCAGAGGGCGAGGAAGCATGGGAAGCGGCGTTGGAAAAGATTCTGCATCATTTTGCCCTTCACCTGATTGTGCCTGATAAATACTATCATCAGGTGAACGAGTATGTGAATGCCACAAACCTGAAAGGGCGCATCTTGTTTTACCGGTATGTGCCTTATAACTCCTTGTCGGATTTGCAGGCGTATGGAAACGGCGGGGAGGAACAGCAATTGATTGACAAGATAGAAATCCGCTCGGACAGCGAGTACGAGGAATGGGTGCGTGACATGATTTTCGAGAAATACAATTATGTCTGTGCCGAGGATTTGAAAGCGTTCGAGCGGTATAAGGAGAAAGCCGTTACCCGTGAAGGACTGGTCAAGTTCCCCGGCGAAAGGCATGAGAAGGATGACCGCCCGCATATCTTGCGTCGGGAGAACTTCGTGTTGGGATGGGAGAACAAGGAGAAAATCAAGCTTCTCCAGCAGGAGTTGGTCCAGCTTCAGGAGCGGGACGAGGCGCTTTCGCAAGAGGCGGAACGGATTGGGCAGGCGGCTAAGGAGTGTGAGGCACAAGCCGGACTGCACCGGAAGCTGGCGGATGTGTTCGCTGATTTCGAGAAAGTGAACTGGCAGGCGTACGCCGCACAGCTTCAGGAAAAGCAGGACGAGAAAGAGGCGTTGGAGAAAGGGAACGACCGCCTTCATACACTTCAGGTTCAGCTGGACAAGGTACGCGAGGAGCAGCATCGCTTGGGGAATACAGACATACCGGAATCTACCCGCAAGGTGATTCATGCCGAATACCGTATCGAACAGCTTCAGAAGGAAATCGAGGAGAACCAGCGGGTGGTTTCTTCGATTAAGTCGTTGCTCTTCACCGATTTTGAGAAAAGCTACGCGTATTTGTGCGAGCTTTCGTACGACCAGCTGAAGCAGGAGCGGGGGAAGTTTCAGGCAAAGAACGAGCGCGACCGCAAGAAGCTGGATGCCGAGAAGCGTGCTTGTGAGGATGAAGCCAAGATGAAAATCACGGAGTTCAAGCATCCCGAAGAGGAGATACTGGCACGCTTCAAGGATTGGCGTGCGGATGTTGATGCTCTGCCCGATGCCGCGCACATCGAGCTGATAGATGCGTACCGGCAGATGTTGGAGAGGCTGGAGAAAGAGAACCTGCCCAAGTACGAAAGCCAGTTCGACGGGTATCTGCAAAAGACCTTGACCGATAAGGTGGGTGAGTTCCGGATGTTCTTCATCAATTGGATGCACGCCATCAAGAGCAATATCGACATGCTGAATGATTCGCTCAAGGGCATCGATTACCGGACGCGCCCCGTCACGTATATCCAGCTTTCCGCCCTGCCCCAGATAAGCGAGGAGGCACGCGAGTTTAAGCGGCTGATGGATGAGGCGGTGCCGGATGTGCAGAAAATCAATTCGCTTCCCGATGGCAGGAGGATGCATTTCTACGACCATGTAGAACCGTTCATGCGCCGGCTGGAGGATGAGGAGTGGCGCAACCGGGTGATGGACGTGCGTTTCTGGTTTACGTATAAGGCAGAGGAATACAACCGGCAGGATGGGCGCAAGGAAACCACGTACGAGAACATGGGACACCTGTCGGGAGGGGAGAAAGCCCAACTGACCTACACCATATTAGGCTCTGCCATTGCCTACCAGTTCGGCTTGACCAAGAGCGGCATGCAAAGCGATTCGTTCCGCTTTGTGGCGATTGACGAGGCTTTCAAGGCGCAGGATGAAGACAAGGCGCGCTACCTCATCACGCTCTGCAAGCAGCTTCACCTCCAGCTTCTGGTGGTGACTCCGAACGATAATATCCACATCGTGGAGAATGATATCTCGTATGTGTATTTCGTAGAGCGGAAGGAGGAAAAGACTTCGTGGCTCTACAGCATGCCGATAGAGCAATGGAAGGCGGAAGCTGTTGAGAGGGGGTAG
- the purN gene encoding phosphoribosylglycinamide formyltransferase, with product MKNIAILASGEGTNAERLIRYFEEKEEINVSVVIASRATAGVVKRAGRLHVPCRVVTSAGFASGEALLVLREYRADFVVLAGFLLRIPDDILHAYPQRIVNIHPSLLPKFGGKGMYGIHVHEAVLDAGEKESGITIQYINERYDEGDYIFQAKCPVLPDDTPETLAERVHQLEYQYYPEVIESLVR from the coding sequence ATGAAAAATATCGCAATTTTGGCTTCGGGTGAAGGTACGAATGCCGAACGGCTCATCCGTTATTTTGAAGAAAAAGAAGAGATAAATGTATCGGTGGTTATCGCATCGCGCGCAACTGCCGGAGTGGTTAAGCGTGCCGGGCGGTTGCATGTCCCGTGCAGGGTAGTTACTTCTGCCGGATTCGCATCGGGAGAGGCATTGCTGGTGTTGCGGGAATACAGGGCGGACTTTGTCGTATTGGCAGGTTTTTTATTGCGTATTCCTGATGATATCTTGCATGCTTATCCGCAACGGATAGTAAACATACATCCGTCTTTGCTCCCGAAGTTCGGAGGGAAAGGCATGTATGGCATCCATGTGCACGAAGCGGTATTGGATGCGGGCGAGAAAGAAAGCGGCATTACCATTCAATATATTAATGAGCGGTATGATGAGGGGGATTATATTTTTCAGGCAAAGTGTCCGGTATTGCCCGATGATACCCCCGAAACGTTGGCAGAGCGTGTACATCAGTTGGAATACCAATATTATCCCGAGGTGATAGAAAGTCTGGTGCGTTAA